The sequence agaacatcaccaagaatacgcacaatgatcaatacgaatcatcaaaacaaataggacatgcttAGGAAACACtatcaagcacattagaatcatcagtaatagcagcaccaacaccacttatcaaatcttcatcaatcaacatctgaacctcatggtaaaagtacaaagttgtgtcacacttttataaaaaaaatggtcaatgcttattcaactttttaaattaaatcaatagaaagtgaaatgtatattttcaattttgaaatgatgtaaactaataaaatttatatattcttttgtctattttatgtttgtaattttaacaaaaaatttaaaaaatatttgaatgtagttttttattaaATAAACACTATAATTTAATTGTTGATAAAATGTTAAAATTGAAGTAACACAAgccgccacactttatttagtaaattttaccttttttctacaatttttttgtgtatattgataatttgaaactttagtgcatggatatattttttattattttttataaatatatatatttttcaataaatttgaaaagttgtatgCTGAAGTATAAATCTTTCCAATTGccgccaccttttttcttaattatttatccaaattataaaagaattatatcattttgacagaTTCTTTtatctactgcatcatatttttttcaaaatttaaaaatatattttagtatttttccttgacacgataatcaaccttatattttaatgttgatgacctactttcaataaagttaaatattaaatataaaaactaattaaaatactaaaagatatatattttagaaaattcacttTTAGATCTATAAAagtgtatttttacatttcaaaaaaaaaaatttataagattaggagttgttgaaacatgagttttttaatatttttgttttgtaattAGACCCAaaatggtataaaatatacatttagtaaacATTTCCAATTGAAAAAGTTGTGTACCATATATACTtaactataatgaatctatatagaccatatgtttgactaaaattattttttagttagaattacttaaattcacttgtgttgataagttggcctgaaatctgacacagttttgtgcttttacccctcaagaatactcaaacagcaGCAACTGTCATGaaaaaagataacttgtggagcaccaaatcacgaatcacctgaaatgaagatacacgagaccatccaaaacaatctcccaaaaactcagctcaagatctaatcacaccggaatgcaccagaggaaatactgaactttgcaaagcactgatcaaaaaaacaaactgcaagactaaatcatatgatatgatcaattaagattctcggatcaccaaaaccaatacaaaagaatacaatgatactataaatactccatacaccaaaccataatcacaaCTGCAATTATTGGAGcatgaatatgttggcatcaatgacaacaacatatcctagcagcagcaatgtccaacattaacattgattgaaatattgcaaatattgaaataaataatggaaaaatatacctcagatctacaatgactgataatgatactTTATTCTTGAATGtattcacatatgttgtatgaaatggtatgaacatgacaaaaccctaatcacacacacatgcttgcatataatTGATGTAATTTGTTCCACAATGGTTGAACGAAGGAAATGCGGCCTTGAAGATATCTAGAAATGCTTGATAATAATTCACGGGTGCAAAAATGTTTGATTGCTTAGAGTCTTGGAATTGTTTAAAACAAAATTGAGTCGAGGATGATGACTTacatagggatttcataattgaaacAACTTTTAGGCTGGCCTAGAATTGATATATGTTTGCACAAAgctagatttaaacattataataccgtcAAAATATGGTCCCGAAATTTAGGGAGAAAAACTCGAAACCAGAGTGAATCATCatgatccgaccaacttttttccaaatttttagggatgcatgGTATCATGATTATAAGGTGAATCCCAACTTGGTGCGACAATTCAaagtgtttagatatgcaaaatcgaGCCTTGAAAGTcaaaaataggacctaattaagactttaatgaattaattaattaaaatgataaaataaaaaggggcacacttagggttaagggcccaattttatgatgtgtggagtgataaaagaggactttagatttaatttaattaattaattaattacttcaaaGGAATTTAAAATGCATGATGCAACACACTAAGgggggtgctaacctaagcgtggaattgtaccactcaagttaagggtgtacaatttatgactatatatatatatatatatatatatatatatatatatatatatatatatatatatatatatatatatatatatatatatatatataacgataaAATAAAAAGgaacacttagggttaagggcccaattttatgatgtgtggagtaataaaagaagactttagatttaattaaattaaataacttgaaAAGAATTTAAAATGCATAATGCAACACACTGAGAGGGGTGCTAACcaaagcgtggaattgtaccacccaaattaaggggtgtacaatttatgactatatatatatatatatatatatatatatatatatatatatatatatatatatatatatataaggataaaataaaaaggggcacacttaaggttaagggcccaattttatgatgtgtggagtgataaaagaggactttagatttaattaaattaattaattaaatgaggtAATTTAAAATGCataatgcaacacactaaggcaagtgctaacctaagcgtggaattgtaccatcCAAATTAAGggattaagggtgtacaatttatgactaTATATATATGATATCTTTCTTCCAAGAGCCACCATCATTAACTTCCAAAGCTCATATCCTATACCGTTGAACTTTTCTATCTCCAACCAAGACGAACTAGCCATTTCTAAAACTTTTATTTTTCTACTTGATTGATAGCCAATAACCTCCAAATTTTGTTTAGCCCTAGTACTTCCTAATTTAGACAATACTATATGTTTGTTAAACACAACGTtcaccaaaatcaaaatcaaaatcaaaatcaattgaACAACCAAATAAACTATCAACCATCTTATTTATGAAGGTTTTAAAATCCTCTCACAATATGACTCATCATGTGATGCCACAATTTACAAGATACAAGGTTATCAATTACATTAATCAAGTTACAAAATGTAAATGCTTCTAGGTTAAATAGGATACCATACCTAGTGTTCCTAGCTAGCACCAAATTCTCTATGCTCAACCTACAACCACTCTTGTCAAAGGGTAACATGCACCCctaaattattaaaattttatacATAAATTATATTCCTAACTAAACCAAGGATGTGTACCATATCTTTGAGGGTTTTAACCCTCCTATCACTCAAAATTAATTTTACTTCCCCTTAGCCCACAATTTTCTATGTTACTATTCTCAGGACTCCTTGTGAGGAGTTGTAGCAAAACGCACCTAAATTTATCAACCAAGAGTCATCAAAGTCGTGTTAGCAAAAATGATGAAAGAATCAATAGCTTCATCATCAAAAGTTTTACTTGCATTGAAAATATCATTGTTTTTTCTTATTCTCATGTTCTTTCTTTAAATGCCCTTATTTACCATTGTTTCAACACCCCAATCTACTCTTACCTAGTGTTTTAAACCTTCCCTTAGACTTCTAATGTTCCTTCAACTTGTTCTCATCACTTTTCTTGTCCTTACCTTCCTCCAATTTACTTTGCACACGCAATGCATACTTCGACCCTTCCAAAGTCTTTCTCCTAGTTTCTTTTAAAAGCAAGATGAAAACAAGGGCATCCAACTTGAAATCATCTATAAGAGATCTATTGGTTACAAGGATCAAGTTATCCCAAGTTTCAAGCAATTAACATAATGATCATAGAATACATTATCCTAATCTATCTTCACATCAACTAACTATTATTGACTCGAGATTCAATTAAACAAATTCAAGTGTTTTACAATCAAATCTTCATCCTTCATTTTAAAAgacttttcaaaaaaaataactTATTATAAAAAACCTTGGTttgatatgtatatctttgattcTATAACACAATTTATAAGCAATATCTTcaccaaaaacattcaataaaatgaaatgaaatcaaCACAAACTAATATTGCCatgtgttctttatctatttttttCCATTCCTCATATctagtttatttttcttttgcaaaGCAATCCAATGATCCCATTCTTCCAAGGGCTCCCATCTTTAACTTGCAAAGCTCATATCCGATACAGTTGAAATTTTCTATCTCCAACTAAGATGAACTGGCTATAATATATTATCACTTTGAATATGAAACTACAAACAAACACAACAAACTCCCACTACAAGGAAAACCCAATCACACTCAAATAAAGATATTCCTTTTTGATACCAAATATAGAGACGAGATATAATTTTATAATGAAAGTATGCTAAAAACTTTATGCATTTAACTACATAAACAATGATAATTAATAAGTGGAAGATAAATATGAAAAAAGAGATGCAAACTATAACATATGATATACATGGAGAAACTCTTGCAAGAAAAACTCCACCCCCAAGAGATCCAAAGCTTATATGAATCCTCAATGAGTTAAAAAATACAACTTTTCTCTATGAATTCCTATAAAGTTTTGTTACTCCTACAACCTACAAAATGACTTATTTTTTCTTTAACTCAAACATTTCATATACAATCATGAGGAAAATCGCAAACTATGAATTGTTTCTAAAACCTTGTTGTGGAAACCACTAGCTAATTTAGTCCTTATTATTCATGCATAAATCAAAATACCCAAATCAAGAGGAGTTAGATTAAAAGCTTTCTTTTCAATTAAAGTTCTCTGCCTGTGATTGTATCTACCTTTTTGGTGATCTTCCTTGATCTTTTCCAAATCTGCGCTTTACTCCTatcattttctttttatttcaaCAACTTTTTCATACTTTGTAAGTTATCATAATTATGTTTAGCAACTCTCATGACAATTAGTGCCACTTCAATAAgtgtaaaaaattaaataaatacttctgATATTTTAAAAATTAGGTGTATAAAACCTATCCCAAAAATAAGAAGACAAACTTTCCAAACACATCAAGGAATATAGACAAAGATTAGGCAAGcccttgtttggctttttcttGATTATTGGGATATTAAAGTATTAGCTCCTTTAGGGAGTGAAAAAGTAAACTATGAAGTCTTGAAAAGTTCACCAATATTAAAGTATTAGCTGCTTTAGGGAGTGAAAAAGTAGACTATGAAGTCTTGAAAAGTTCACTTATCTTATTTAGCATTTTCAATTATTATAAACATTTGAATTGTTTATGGGTTTCTAAGCTTTTTTGGGTTAATATTTCCTTTCTAAGATGAATCACCCGAACACTTCCTAAATTGAGACATAGATTCATGGGGCAGAACACAAAACAGAGGGCAATGGTATGGTCATGGAATGAGGTCCATGAACGTCCACCAAGGTCCACAAACGAACTATAATATTGGGCATCATCGATCGTTCAATGAATACCCTTTTAAATCAAACTGATTCACTCTTAAAATCCTCACCTTCAGAAAAATAAAAGAGGGCCCCCAATTCTCTAAGGAGATAAGCATCCCCCTTCAAATGTGAAGACATTCGGTCATATATAGTATGTATTCAATTGAAATACAGTTGAAAGCACAGAATTTGATCACGTCTGCTCCAAAATTGCACAAGAGTGGTTGGTCACAATGATGCATTTGAGCAAAGTGTCAATAGATGCATTTTGCAATAGCTCTATCTTCTTTAATTCAAGCTGTAACTACATTCTAGAGTAAGATTTGACCCTCTTCAATCCAAAATGGTTCTCGCAAGATCCTTATAGTGATTCTGCTATTAAGAAAGATGAACCTGTTCAAATTAGAATGGCGTTTCTATACAACTGTCAGAACCAGAATCATAGAAAATGTTTCCATATACCATAGATCAATTCATGCTTGTCAAGAATTCCATTTTTTCCAAACTTTCGGGTTTGTTATAAATTTCTGATACCCTAAAAGTACAAAACATTCCCATTACTTTCTCCTTTGAACCGTCAGACTTTTTACATACTTCAGCCAATACCAATGCATCCTAGTTCTTCATGATAATTCACATAGTTGTGAAAAATGAAAttacaaaataaacaaaatttgTATAGCTGGAAGACAAACATAACCTTGCAAGGTTGCCATGTATTACGGGTGCAGGAGGAATTTCGAATTACACAAAGTTTGGTTTACACTTGAGCTTGGTCATGAGATCCAAATCTAGTAAGTGCAAATATTGAACAAAAATATATAAAGGTAAATAAACAGAAACCCATAAGGGAAGTCTCATAGACCAAATTGGTGTCTGGCTTTGACATAATTGAAAAAACAACCTTTACTTTTACCTTTTATGAAGTCACATAATAGCAATAAAGAAAATGGAATTTGGAACCAGATCATGCAAAACTTATATAGTCTCAGTAATTCAGAAGGATGTAACCATGGAATACGTTCAGGGGGCAGTTTTGGGGACATGGAATCATGAACGAATTCACTTCAAGCTGGTTTTCCTGGGGAAAGTGCAGAATCTTTCGGCAAAAATCCTAAACAAGTCTCCTACTAGTTGAACCTAATATGTACCCACTAACACCTTGGAGAAAAAAGGACTGAATTTTTTTTTAGAGAAGGAAGAGACCCTACTGGaaataaagataaattaaaaaCTCTTTAAACTTTCAGAAAAGGGCAAAGAAAACATAAGCATGTCATAGAGAATGCTGTTCAATATATCAGATATAAAAAAGACCAATAATATGCTCGCATTCCATGTATTTTTCATTCCATTTATTCAAACGTGTCATTTCATGCAATATGGAGTAATTGATGTCTTATTTAGCACTCTTTAACTATGTTATTATTCTTTATGATGTTTACTTTAAATCTAAACTAAATTCCTTTGTGCTTTCAAACAAATGATTAATTTCAAAAGAATCTTATCCACGGCCTCGTTGGGAAACCTTCCAACCACTTCTTGCTACCACCACAAAACTTTCTAGTTGCAACTGCAGAAAACAGAGCAGGCTTATATGGCGGCTATACAAAGGCATAAATTAATCATACCTGTAAAAGGTAATGAATTGAACAGAACCTGCAAAAGTTACCCATAAAACATAACAAATAAAACAAGATAGGCGATTAATAAACTTAAGGTTGATTTGTTTCACATAAAACCAATCACATGCGGAAAGTTTTTAAATTACCTAATAACAGCACAAAACACATGAAAACCAATTTTCAAGAATCAAAAGAATAAAGCCTTTACTTTCCATCAATTAGTTGCATTGGCACAATGCAAGTGTATTAGCTTGTCATAGAAATTTCTGAGTTTATTCAACAGACACATTAAATCTGTACACCCAAACAGAGCAAAAAAAAATTACATCAGTACAAAAATCATTGTATGGTCTAAACCCTATTTCAAAACTGAAACATTGATACCCATTTCCTCTAAATGATGGAAAAGATAATATTTCTCACAAAACAGTCACTCAAAACTCCATTTTTCACAAGATGAGTAAAAGTTTCATATAAAACATGTCAAACCAAACCATTATAGCTAGATGTAAACTATTAGCATTACATCATTAGAAAACGCAAGAAATCATATGCATGTGTGTGCACTTATTGCAGACCTAAACATTTCAACGGGCAGTAAAAGTTTCATACAAAACATGATCAAACAAAACCATTATAGCTAGATGTAAACTATTAGCATTACATCATTAGAAAAAGCAAGAAATCGTATGCATGTGTGTGCACTTATTGCAGCCCTAAACATTTCAAAGGGCTCACAAATGGACATCCAGTAAAAACATCAAAGAAAGAGTTCCTATTCAAGCCTCACTAGACATGTTCCCTACATTAAAGAAGCCATAAAGAATTTAAAAATGTGCCAAACTACAAGCCTGTGTGTAAGTCTCAGACGAATTTTGAGAAAATGCATGCTCCTTTGACATGGCTTCTAAGAGGAATTGCATTCTTAGCATTGTAGTGCCTACAGGTGCAAAAAGTGAGTTTTCCATCTTTCCCCACCTAAATAATGACGACAAAAAGCCTATAATAGAATGTAACCCCGATGAAAACATTAAACCTTAACGTCATCTTGTCTCATGCAAGAAGCAAACCTCAACATTTGAATTTTCACGTTATCAGCATTTTTCTTGATGCAGAAATTTCCCACCATGTGTTAATGTGTATATACATCCATTGAACTCAAAATCAAACAGTTTGCGTGCAAGGTGAATTTTCACGTTCTCAGCATTCTTCGTGCAGAAATTTCCagacatatacgtatatatgtatgcattgaaCCCAAAATCAAGAAACAGTTTGCTTGCAAGGTTTGCTGGAAATCAGCGTCATACTCAAAGTCATTTTGCAACTGACACATAGTTTTACCTCTTACAGGACGGATTTAGATGCATACCTCAATGAATTTCACAGCAGGGCAAATCATGTGACCTCAATCTACAGCGTACACTATGCCCAGCAGAATGATTTCAAAACAATTGTGAGCTACGTTTCCTCATCAACACCATGGTTCTCTAAAACCTCTTTGCACAGCTGATCATCCAGAAGTTCCAAGCCCTTGAATTTCATCTCCATAAAAAGCTCATATGCCTCTTTCTCTCTGCCTGCACTGCTACAAGACCTGATCAAACTTTCATAGTTACTCGAATCCAAGCTAGGATTGTTTCCGCTCTCCTGAAGTAGAAACAAATGTGCTTTGTCAAATTCTCCACCTtttacaaacccattaagaatatGAGTATAGGTACCACTCAGAGGCCTAATGCCCTCAGCTTTCATTCTTCCAAGAAGTTCCAAACCATCTTCAAATTTTCCTGTTTTGCAGGC is a genomic window of Cryptomeria japonica chromosome 7, Sugi_1.0, whole genome shotgun sequence containing:
- the LOC131066018 gene encoding pentatricopeptide repeat-containing protein At2g15630, mitochondrial isoform X2 — translated: MAACHLWRRFLITQLRRQTCVSSSPIYKCKLSMHVKTSNHGKFEDGLELLGRMKAEGIRPLSGTYTHILNGFVKGGEFDKAHLFLLQESGNNPSLDSSNYESLIRSCSSAGREKEAYELFMEMKFKGLELLDDQLCKEVLENHGVDEET